One window of Campylobacter sp. MIT 99-7217 genomic DNA carries:
- a CDS encoding valine--tRNA ligase produces MYDKSIEKKYYEICEQRGYFEVDGNKKIQEENKFFCIMMPPPNVTGVLHIGHALTFSLQDIYTRYKRMDGFKCLYQPGLDHAGIATQNVVEKELLKEGIKKEELGREEFIKRVWKWKEQSGGKILNQMRTLGISPAWSRLRFTMDEGLANAVKKAFVSLYNEGLIYRGDRMINWCTKDGALSDIEVEHQENKGKLYHLRYFLKKSGFKGGELGNLKEGKDYIVVATTRPETFFGDSAVMINPKDERYKDLLGEKLLLPLVNKELEIIADEAVDMEFGTGLVKVTPAHDMNDYEVGLRHRLDFVKIFDEKGILNEHCLNFQGLERLEARDLIVKELEKMGFVEKIEDYNNQIGLCYRCKNVVEPYISKQFFVKSEIAKESIERVNLGQMSFFPPHWINSFNAWMRDLKDWCISRQLWWGHQIPVYYCECGNEIASQNPPLKCEKCGSSNLRQEEDVLDTWFSSGLWAMSTLGWGNEKFGEGKLWQKDDLKHFYPNSLLITGFDILFFWVARMLFQSTKALNELPFKEVYLHALVKDELGQKMSKSLGNVIDPNESIEEFSADILRFSLALLAVQGRDIKLSRDKLIQVRNFTNKLYNACEFLLLNEPKFEDLDQIELKSELGKYLFSRFNLCVFNVREHLKNYRFNDASNTIYRFFWDEFCDLGIELCKAEKACIKELGSIFKEALRLLNPFMPFISEYLYHKLSSTSLENSDSLMISKYPKFSQRDEKAEKRFSLIIESIVSIRRAKALLDLGTSKIAKAFVKFNERGDEELIKEYKHFIKALAKCEELEFTQINIDKASSDVSENLKVFIPLEGVDLSAIIKRLEARKIKLGKEKDKLENMLKNENFIKNAPKEVLAQNEQNLANLKIQLEKIEEELQRLR; encoded by the coding sequence ATGTATGATAAAAGTATAGAAAAAAAATATTATGAGATATGCGAGCAAAGAGGCTATTTTGAAGTAGATGGTAATAAAAAGATCCAAGAAGAAAATAAATTCTTTTGCATAATGATGCCACCTCCTAATGTAACAGGAGTACTTCACATAGGACATGCCCTAACCTTTAGCTTGCAAGATATTTACACCCGCTATAAAAGAATGGACGGCTTTAAATGCCTTTATCAACCAGGGCTTGATCACGCTGGAATAGCCACTCAAAATGTGGTTGAAAAAGAGCTTTTAAAAGAGGGTATCAAAAAAGAAGAGCTTGGGCGTGAGGAATTTATCAAAAGAGTTTGGAAATGGAAAGAACAAAGCGGAGGCAAGATCTTAAATCAAATGAGAACCTTAGGCATAAGCCCCGCTTGGTCTAGGCTTCGCTTTACTATGGATGAGGGTCTTGCAAATGCGGTTAAAAAAGCCTTTGTGAGCCTTTATAATGAGGGGCTTATTTATAGAGGCGATAGGATGATTAATTGGTGCACTAAAGATGGAGCCTTAAGTGATATAGAAGTTGAGCATCAAGAAAATAAGGGCAAGCTTTATCATCTAAGATATTTTTTGAAAAAAAGCGGCTTTAAGGGTGGAGAACTTGGAAATTTAAAAGAAGGAAAAGATTATATAGTAGTAGCTACCACCCGTCCTGAAACCTTTTTTGGAGATAGTGCTGTGATGATCAATCCAAAAGATGAAAGATACAAAGACCTGCTTGGAGAAAAGCTTCTTTTACCCTTGGTGAATAAAGAGCTTGAAATCATTGCTGATGAGGCTGTTGATATGGAATTTGGAACAGGTCTTGTTAAAGTAACCCCAGCTCATGATATGAATGATTATGAGGTTGGGCTAAGACATAGGCTTGATTTTGTAAAGATCTTTGATGAAAAGGGCATTTTAAATGAGCATTGTTTGAACTTTCAAGGACTTGAAAGGCTAGAAGCAAGGGACTTGATAGTAAAAGAGCTTGAAAAAATGGGCTTTGTTGAAAAAATAGAAGATTATAATAACCAAATAGGGCTTTGCTATCGCTGTAAAAATGTAGTCGAGCCTTATATCTCAAAGCAGTTTTTTGTCAAAAGTGAGATAGCAAAAGAAAGCATTGAGAGGGTAAATTTAGGACAAATGAGCTTTTTTCCACCTCACTGGATCAATTCTTTCAATGCTTGGATGAGGGATTTAAAGGACTGGTGCATTTCAAGACAGCTTTGGTGGGGTCATCAAATCCCTGTTTATTATTGTGAATGTGGAAATGAAATTGCCAGCCAAAATCCCCCTTTAAAATGCGAAAAATGTGGATCTTCGAACTTAAGGCAAGAAGAAGATGTGCTTGATACTTGGTTTAGCTCAGGGCTTTGGGCTATGAGTACTCTTGGCTGGGGTAATGAAAAATTTGGCGAGGGTAAGCTTTGGCAAAAAGATGATTTGAAGCATTTTTATCCAAATTCTTTACTCATAACAGGCTTTGATATACTCTTTTTTTGGGTGGCTAGAATGCTCTTTCAAAGCACGAAAGCCTTGAATGAACTTCCCTTTAAAGAGGTTTATTTACACGCTTTGGTAAAAGATGAGCTTGGTCAAAAAATGAGCAAGAGTCTTGGAAATGTCATCGATCCAAATGAGAGCATAGAAGAATTTAGTGCTGATATCTTGCGTTTTAGTCTTGCTCTTTTAGCCGTTCAAGGAAGAGATATTAAGCTAAGCCGTGATAAGCTTATACAAGTTAGAAATTTCACTAATAAGCTTTATAATGCTTGCGAATTTTTACTTTTAAATGAGCCTAAATTTGAGGATTTAGATCAAATAGAGCTTAAAAGCGAGCTTGGCAAGTATCTTTTTTCTCGTTTCAATCTTTGCGTTTTTAACGTAAGAGAGCATTTAAAAAACTACCGCTTTAACGATGCTTCAAATACGATTTACCGCTTTTTTTGGGACGAGTTTTGTGACTTAGGCATCGAACTTTGTAAAGCTGAAAAAGCTTGTATAAAAGAGCTTGGAAGCATTTTTAAAGAGGCTTTAAGACTTTTAAATCCTTTTATGCCCTTTATTAGCGAGTATTTATATCATAAATTAAGCTCAACCAGCCTTGAAAATAGCGATTCTTTAATGATAAGCAAGTATCCTAAATTTAGCCAAAGAGATGAAAAAGCTGAAAAGCGTTTTAGTCTCATCATAGAAAGCATAGTAAGTATTAGAAGGGCTAAGGCCTTGCTAGATCTTGGCACAAGTAAGATTGCTAAGGCCTTTGTTAAATTTAATGAAAGAGGCGATGAAGAGCTTATCAAAGAATACAAGCATTTTATAAAGGCTCTTGCAAAATGCGAAGAACTTGAATTCACTCAAATAAATATAGACAAGGCTAGCTCTGATGTGAGTGAAAATTTAAAGGTCTTTATACCACTTGAGGGCGTTGATCTTAGTGCTATCATAAAAAGGCTTGAGGCAAGAAAGATAAAGCTAGGAAAAGAAAAAGATAAGCTTGAAAATATGCTAAAAAATGAAAATTTTATCAAAAATGCTCCAAAAGAAGTTTTAGCTCAAAATGAGCAAAATTTAGCAAATTTAAAGATCCAGCTTGAAAAAATAGAAGAAGAATTACAGAGGCTAAGATGA
- a CDS encoding methionine ABC transporter ATP-binding protein: MIKIDKLKKYYGKDLVIDEVSLEVKKGEIFAIVGHSGAGKSTLLRCINALEDYQSGSLKVFDKEIKELAKKDKDLRALRKQIGMIFQHFALMSRKTVFENVAMPLQMHSFSKSEISKKVNELLELVGLSTKARSYPSELSGGQKQRVAIARALTLNPQILLSDEATSALDPNTTKNILELIKQINKELNITVVLVTHQMEVVKEIAKKAILLEAGKIIGSGEIQELFLKPNAKMQEFLGENDFLPQNGLNIKLYFPKEVAQNSVITSMARELNIDFNIVWGKIEKLNDIALGNLVININENHKDKVLEYIDKSGVLWELA, translated from the coding sequence ATGATTAAGATAGATAAGCTTAAAAAATACTACGGCAAGGATCTTGTCATAGACGAGGTCAGCCTTGAGGTAAAAAAGGGCGAAATTTTTGCCATCGTTGGACATAGTGGGGCTGGAAAATCCACCCTACTTCGTTGTATAAACGCTCTTGAGGATTATCAATCAGGCTCTTTAAAAGTCTTTGATAAGGAAATTAAAGAACTTGCTAAAAAAGATAAGGATTTAAGGGCTTTAAGAAAGCAAATAGGCATGATCTTTCAGCATTTTGCTTTGATGTCAAGAAAAACCGTCTTTGAAAATGTAGCTATGCCCCTACAAATGCACTCTTTTAGTAAGAGTGAAATTTCAAAAAAAGTTAACGAGCTTTTAGAGCTTGTGGGTCTTAGCACAAAGGCAAGATCTTATCCAAGCGAGCTAAGTGGGGGACAAAAGCAAAGAGTGGCTATTGCAAGGGCTTTAACTCTCAATCCTCAAATTTTACTTAGCGATGAGGCTACTTCAGCACTTGATCCAAACACCACTAAAAATATACTTGAACTTATCAAGCAAATCAATAAAGAGCTTAATATCACAGTAGTTCTAGTAACTCATCAAATGGAAGTGGTTAAAGAAATAGCCAAAAAAGCTATCTTGCTTGAGGCTGGCAAGATCATAGGAAGCGGGGAAATTCAAGAGCTTTTCTTAAAGCCAAATGCTAAAATGCAAGAGTTTTTAGGAGAAAATGACTTTTTGCCTCAAAATGGGCTTAATATCAAGCTTTATTTTCCAAAAGAAGTAGCGCAAAATAGTGTGATTACTTCTATGGCAAGAGAATTAAATATAGATTTTAACATAGTCTGGGGCAAGATAGAAAAGCTAAATGACATAGCCTTAGGAAATTTAGTTATTAACATAAACGAGAACCACAAAGATAAGGTGCTTGAGTATATCGATAAAAGTGGCGTTTTATGGGAGTTAGCATGA
- a CDS encoding glycosyltransferase has protein sequence MFHIFFCANEAYVKFAAVMIYNIITKTKTTLKFKDFFDSQNISKELLPFQKDISYIHSSCDEAYIFHILSDKISSQSKEKLEKLCENLNNIYPCRLEIHFLNDKKYQDSFAYKGNFIANFILDFVDFLPNEAQKALALDLDMYVNTDLRELFTLNLQDYIVAVASNYTQKSKWFNTGFVLFNAKLYQKFHIQEKALEYIKTYKPELPDQAALNICCKEKALFLPLNFNLYPHAENEKYGNFVDENEQAFMNMSRKEFEALKQNAKIVHFLGCSKPWNSVFESKEIKITNFRTLWWKNAFQTPFFKDELKELAFFMQEKEFNTLYLRLNERIEKSFENNPNLKREKTGAVFIFKNSLEYKIGEEMMSIRQGFISYLKFYFKARKIIKDHKNYEKFYKAMCRINPELYLTRLQDYADYENALALKRHLTYRLGEAFMQAHKKPLKYLWLLRRIKELKKEF, from the coding sequence ATGTTTCATATCTTCTTTTGTGCAAATGAAGCCTATGTTAAATTTGCAGCCGTGATGATATATAATATCATCACAAAAACAAAGACGACGCTTAAATTTAAGGACTTTTTTGATAGTCAAAATATAAGCAAAGAGCTTTTACCCTTTCAAAAAGATATTTCTTACATTCACTCATCTTGTGATGAAGCTTATATCTTTCATATTTTAAGCGATAAGATAAGCTCTCAAAGCAAGGAAAAACTTGAAAAACTTTGTGAAAATTTAAACAATATATATCCTTGCAGGCTTGAAATTCATTTTCTTAATGATAAAAAATACCAAGATAGCTTTGCTTATAAGGGAAATTTTATAGCAAATTTTATACTTGATTTTGTAGATTTTTTACCAAATGAAGCACAAAAAGCCTTAGCACTTGATCTTGATATGTATGTAAATACTGATTTAAGAGAGCTTTTTACCTTAAATTTGCAAGATTATATTGTAGCTGTGGCGAGTAATTACACCCAAAAAAGTAAATGGTTTAACACGGGCTTTGTGCTTTTTAATGCTAAATTATATCAAAAATTTCATATCCAAGAAAAGGCTCTTGAGTATATCAAAACTTATAAACCAGAACTACCCGATCAAGCAGCTTTAAATATATGCTGCAAAGAAAAGGCTCTTTTTTTGCCCTTAAATTTCAACCTCTATCCCCACGCTGAAAATGAAAAATACGGCAATTTTGTCGATGAAAATGAACAAGCTTTTATGAATATGAGTAGGAAAGAATTTGAAGCATTAAAACAAAATGCTAAGATTGTGCATTTTTTGGGTTGCTCTAAGCCTTGGAATAGCGTATTTGAAAGCAAAGAAATCAAAATCACAAATTTTCGCACTCTTTGGTGGAAAAATGCCTTTCAAACTCCGTTTTTTAAAGATGAACTTAAAGAGCTTGCATTTTTTATGCAAGAAAAAGAATTTAATACGCTTTATTTAAGGCTCAATGAAAGGATAGAAAAGAGTTTTGAAAACAATCCAAATTTAAAAAGAGAAAAAACAGGAGCTGTTTTTATCTTTAAAAACTCCCTTGAATACAAAATCGGCGAAGAAATGATGAGCATAAGGCAAGGATTTATAAGCTATCTTAAATTTTATTTTAAAGCAAGAAAGATTATTAAAGATCATAAAAATTATGAAAAATTCTATAAAGCCATGTGTCGTATCAATCCTGAGCTTTATTTAACAAGATTGCAAGATTACGCAGATTATGAAAATGCACTTGCACTGAAAAGACATCTTACTTATCGCTTAGGCGAAGCCTTTATGCAAGCGCATAAAAAGCCTTTAAAATATTTATGGCTTTTAAGGAGGATTAAGGAGCTTAAAAAAGAGTTTTAG
- a CDS encoding MFS transporter: MSFAVFGLSLCLVLLFPFSSVNSFLIIILCAFWGLSIALFGLVCQSLIIKAVPNATTIAMSIYSGTYNVGIGTGAFVGGFVYADLGISYIGFIGAFIAVFACLLYIKVGTKTLF, encoded by the coding sequence GTGAGTTTTGCTGTTTTTGGCTTGAGTTTGTGCTTGGTTTTACTTTTCCCATTTTCAAGCGTAAATTCTTTTTTGATCATTATTTTGTGTGCTTTTTGGGGGCTTAGTATTGCTCTTTTTGGACTTGTTTGTCAAAGTCTCATCATCAAAGCAGTTCCAAATGCCACGACAATAGCCATGAGCATTTACTCAGGCACTTATAATGTAGGCATTGGAACGGGTGCTTTTGTGGGTGGCTTTGTTTATGCTGATTTAGGGATTTCTTATATAGGCTTTATAGGGGCGTTTATCGCCGTTTTTGCTTGTTTGCTTTATATAAAAGTTGGGACTAAAACTCTTTTTTAA
- a CDS encoding MFS transporter: MKILQALKAYSAVFVITCACFIFNSTEFMPIGILSLIAQDFGVSEAAVGLVITFYAWVVALASLPLMLLSSKIELKKLMLSILALFILAHIISSLANSFGLLIFSRLLVATAHAIFWSIVSVMAVRSAPKGGEAIALSLVLTGTAVAMILGLPLGRVIGIYLGWRMTFLSIGILGLITWILLYKISPKLPSQSNLSLQTLPSLLENKIFINLCLLTLFLISAHFTAYSYIEPFLAQSFSEASITWILVLFGAMGFWLVFYFLNFLLKMLGFL, translated from the coding sequence ATGAAAATTTTACAAGCTTTAAAGGCTTATTCTGCCGTTTTTGTCATCACTTGTGCTTGTTTTATCTTTAACAGCACGGAATTTATGCCCATTGGCATTTTAAGTCTCATCGCACAGGATTTTGGTGTAAGTGAAGCAGCTGTAGGGCTTGTGATAACTTTTTATGCTTGGGTTGTAGCCTTAGCCTCGCTTCCTTTAATGCTTCTAAGCTCAAAAATAGAGCTAAAAAAACTTATGTTAAGCATACTAGCCTTATTTATCCTTGCTCACATTATAAGCTCTTTGGCAAATTCCTTTGGTTTGCTCATTTTTTCAAGGCTTTTGGTGGCAACGGCTCATGCGATTTTTTGGTCTATTGTTTCTGTTATGGCGGTAAGATCAGCTCCAAAAGGAGGCGAAGCCATAGCTCTTTCTTTAGTGCTTACCGGAACTGCTGTGGCGATGATTTTGGGGCTTCCTTTGGGGCGAGTGATTGGGATATATTTGGGTTGGAGAATGACCTTTTTAAGCATTGGAATTTTAGGGCTTATCACTTGGATTTTGCTTTATAAAATCTCTCCTAAACTGCCAAGCCAGTCAAATCTTTCCTTGCAAACCCTGCCTTCCTTGCTTGAAAATAAAATTTTTATCAATCTTTGCTTGCTCACGCTTTTTTTAATCAGCGCTCATTTTACAGCCTACAGCTATATAGAGCCTTTTTTAGCACAAAGCTTTAGTGAGGCAAGTATCACTTGGATTTTGGTGCTTTTTGGAGCGATGGGCTTTTGGCTGGTTTTTTATTTTCTAAATTTTTTGCTCAAAATGTTAGGCTTTTTGTGA
- the purU gene encoding formyltetrahydrofolate deformylase encodes MKTHILKIACNDEKGLIYKISNIIFKQGINIIKNDEFVGEDKFFFRASLQGDFNEREFLSSLKDELSKDSFIELCEKRKKNIVIFATKETHCLGDLLIRHYSNALEADIKAVVSNHDELEDLVRKFKINYHAIKCDELSKEEHEKKVLECLEQYELDYLVLAKYMRILTPNFVQAFEGKIINIHHSFLPAFIGANPYKQAYERGVKIIGATAHFVNNNLDEGPIITQDTISVSHEYSWQDMKAAGQNVEKNVLSKALDLVFDDRIFIYKNKTIVF; translated from the coding sequence ATGAAAACGCACATCTTAAAAATTGCTTGCAATGATGAAAAAGGTTTGATCTATAAAATTTCAAACATTATCTTTAAACAAGGCATTAATATCATCAAAAATGATGAATTTGTGGGCGAGGATAAATTCTTTTTTCGTGCAAGTTTGCAAGGAGACTTTAATGAAAGGGAGTTTTTATCTTCTTTAAAAGATGAGTTATCAAAGGATTCTTTTATAGAGCTTTGTGAAAAACGCAAAAAAAATATCGTGATTTTTGCCACTAAAGAAACGCATTGTTTGGGGGATTTGTTGATTAGGCATTATAGCAATGCACTTGAGGCTGATATCAAAGCCGTAGTGTCAAATCATGATGAACTTGAAGATTTGGTGCGTAAATTTAAGATCAATTATCATGCTATAAAATGTGATGAACTAAGCAAAGAAGAGCATGAAAAAAAGGTTCTTGAGTGCTTAGAGCAATACGAGCTTGATTATTTGGTTTTGGCTAAATATATGAGAATTTTGACCCCAAATTTTGTTCAAGCTTTTGAGGGAAAGATTATTAATATTCATCATTCATTTTTGCCTGCATTCATAGGAGCAAACCCTTACAAACAAGCTTATGAAAGAGGGGTAAAGATCATCGGCGCAACGGCTCATTTTGTTAATAACAATCTTGATGAAGGACCTATCATCACTCAAGATACTATCAGCGTAAGTCATGAGTATTCTTGGCAGGATATGAAAGCAGCGGGACAAAATGTAGAAAAAAATGTTTTATCAAAGGCTTTGGACTTAGTTTTTGATGATAGAATTTTTATCTATAAAAACAAAACCATAGTTTTTTAA
- a CDS encoding CCA tRNA nucleotidyltransferase, with product MQISKISLKIDPRLLFIAEYLKPFTKRVYLVGGSVRDSLLNLELSDFDIEIYDLDPRLFDKLMQKLGANGVGKSFFVYKYKNYDLALARYENKISHGHKGFEVQICNDEKSGAKRRDFTINALMMNIYDGRVLDFYEGLKDLEHKILRHIDEKSFKEDSLRVLRAVHFVARFDLAVSLETLELMKTMDISDLSLDRINAELYKFFKASNLKLGFELLQELGLEEKIFHFYNEDKKRNEKFKVLLDRSRVFIKDEGLFLYLYLNFFNLDKKIFFQKTKLKKELFIKANEAFFEDEMSDFDLLKIALDKPLKEWLGLFDEKRVQRAKNLGFYDKKFIVQISTQKLIEQGFSGKILGEKIQALKEEAIKTYLKNLEEKR from the coding sequence TTGCAAATATCGAAGATAAGCTTAAAGATTGATCCAAGGCTTTTGTTTATAGCTGAGTATTTAAAGCCTTTTACAAAGAGGGTTTATCTTGTTGGCGGCAGCGTAAGGGATAGTCTTTTAAATTTAGAACTTAGCGATTTTGATATAGAAATTTATGATTTAGATCCAAGGCTTTTTGATAAGCTTATGCAAAAGCTTGGAGCAAATGGGGTTGGAAAAAGCTTTTTTGTTTATAAATACAAAAACTATGATTTAGCCCTAGCACGATATGAAAACAAAATTTCTCATGGTCATAAGGGCTTTGAGGTTCAAATTTGTAATGACGAAAAGTCAGGAGCAAAAAGAAGAGATTTTACTATCAATGCTTTGATGATGAACATTTATGATGGTCGTGTTTTGGACTTTTATGAGGGCTTAAAGGATTTAGAGCATAAAATCTTGCGTCATATTGATGAAAAGAGCTTTAAAGAAGATAGCCTTAGAGTTTTAAGGGCTGTGCATTTTGTGGCAAGATTTGATTTAGCAGTTTCTTTAGAAACGCTAGAGCTTATGAAAACCATGGATATTAGTGATTTAAGTCTTGATAGGATCAATGCTGAGCTTTATAAATTTTTCAAAGCTTCAAATTTAAAGCTTGGCTTTGAGTTGCTTCAAGAACTTGGCTTAGAGGAAAAAATTTTTCATTTTTATAATGAAGATAAAAAAAGAAACGAAAAATTTAAAGTCCTACTTGATCGATCAAGGGTATTTATCAAAGATGAGGGCTTGTTTTTGTATCTTTACTTAAATTTTTTTAATCTTGATAAAAAGATATTTTTTCAAAAAACCAAGCTTAAAAAAGAGCTTTTCATCAAGGCAAATGAAGCCTTTTTTGAAGATGAGATGAGTGATTTTGACTTATTAAAAATCGCTCTTGATAAGCCTTTGAAAGAATGGCTTGGGCTTTTTGATGAAAAAAGAGTTCAAAGGGCTAAAAATTTAGGCTTTTATGATAAGAAATTTATTGTTCAAATTTCTACACAAAAGCTGATAGAGCAGGGCTTTAGTGGTAAGATTTTAGGAGAAAAAATACAAGCTTTGAAAGAAGAAGCGATCAAAACATATCTTAAAAATTTAGAGGAAAAAAGATGA
- a CDS encoding CiaD-like domain-containing protein produces the protein MNLEDLAKKAIDEVHTQIEQNKQEPQKKDDKEELEEKIASAKTHDEQLIDSNEAEVIDFMPYEEKIEQEAQDEAVPEKEFLLTSTNEAKIVKEEPNEIEEAKMSFNDELFLKNIRERILVLFEGLNSVDKEDLPARLELSINFLEFLLANIEDKLKD, from the coding sequence ATGAATTTAGAAGACTTAGCAAAAAAAGCAATCGATGAAGTGCATACCCAAATAGAACAAAACAAACAAGAACCCCAAAAAAAAGACGATAAAGAAGAACTTGAAGAAAAAATCGCCTCAGCTAAAACTCACGATGAGCAACTTATCGATTCAAACGAGGCTGAAGTGATTGATTTTATGCCTTATGAGGAAAAAATAGAACAAGAGGCTCAAGATGAGGCTGTTCCTGAAAAAGAATTTTTACTTACAAGCACAAACGAAGCTAAGATCGTAAAAGAAGAGCCTAATGAAATCGAAGAAGCTAAGATGAGTTTTAATGATGAACTTTTCTTAAAAAACATTAGAGAAAGAATTTTGGTTCTTTTTGAGGGTTTAAATAGCGTGGATAAAGAGGATTTGCCTGCAAGACTTGAGCTGAGTATAAATTTTTTAGAGTTTTTACTTGCAAATATCGAAGATAAGCTTAAAGATTGA
- a CDS encoding tetratricopeptide repeat protein, with the protein MAKNTITEASIYEAQGLKSEALEIYKNILKDDPNNQNAIDAVRRLSGLRSKHKDLNTQMLDFFINMKSFEEINEFKRWLIKI; encoded by the coding sequence GTGGCTAAAAATACCATAACAGAAGCTTCTATCTACGAAGCTCAGGGGCTTAAAAGTGAGGCTTTGGAAATTTATAAAAATATCTTAAAAGATGATCCTAATAACCAAAATGCCATTGATGCGGTAAGAAGACTTAGTGGTTTGCGTTCCAAACATAAGGATCTTAACACTCAAATGCTCGATTTTTTTATCAATATGAAAAGTTTTGAAGAGATAAACGAATTTAAAAGGTGGTTGATAAAGATATGA
- a CDS encoding M20/M25/M40 family metallo-hydrolase, translating into MMEVIKHFKKLSQIPHCSFDTALMKDFLIDYAKAQNYEVQTDKAGNILCSKGNPKICLQSHYDMVCMGDAPKIELFEEDGFLKGKNSSIGADNGMGVALMMQMMKQFDHLECLFTNDEEVGLLGANGLELKLKASRLLNLDHEDENEVIIGCAGGVDLKAELRYETKELEAQVYELEAQGFKGGHSGIDIINNVKSSIKEMAKFISKNKGKIIEFNAGERINSIAKFAKVLVCFENPPKENKHIKCTFLGEKKVKICQQSDKVLAAINAFAQGVRAYSKDLSIVQSSINLSIVKMQDEKIIFELFARSNVLEELESLEFETKVFFENFGFEVSSYNFYPPWEGQRNEFSDKVFEILAKHIKEPKILAVHAGLECGIIEKKQKLLCASIGPNIYNPHSTDERCELSSVEKMTQIVEEVIKAHQ; encoded by the coding sequence ATCATGGAAGTTATCAAACACTTTAAAAAACTAAGCCAAATCCCTCATTGTAGTTTTGATACGGCTTTAATGAAGGATTTTTTGATAGATTATGCAAAAGCACAAAATTACGAAGTTCAAACCGATAAAGCAGGAAATATCCTATGCTCAAAAGGAAATCCAAAAATTTGCCTACAAAGTCATTATGACATGGTTTGTATGGGCGATGCTCCTAAGATAGAACTTTTTGAAGAAGATGGCTTTTTAAAAGGTAAAAACTCAAGTATAGGTGCTGATAATGGCATGGGTGTAGCCTTGATGATGCAAATGATGAAGCAATTTGATCATCTTGAATGCTTGTTTACCAATGATGAAGAAGTGGGCTTACTTGGGGCAAATGGCTTAGAGCTAAAGCTTAAGGCTTCTAGGCTTTTAAATTTAGATCATGAAGATGAAAATGAGGTGATTATCGGCTGTGCTGGTGGGGTTGATTTAAAGGCTGAGCTTAGATACGAAACTAAGGAGCTTGAAGCACAAGTTTATGAGCTTGAAGCACAGGGTTTTAAAGGTGGGCATTCTGGTATAGACATTATCAACAATGTTAAAAGCTCTATCAAAGAAATGGCTAAATTTATCAGCAAAAACAAGGGCAAGATCATAGAATTTAACGCAGGAGAAAGGATAAACTCCATAGCCAAATTTGCAAAAGTTCTTGTTTGTTTTGAAAATCCCCCAAAAGAAAATAAACATATCAAATGCACTTTTCTTGGAGAAAAAAAGGTAAAAATTTGCCAGCAAAGCGACAAAGTTTTAGCTGCCATAAATGCCTTTGCACAAGGAGTTAGAGCTTATAGCAAGGATCTTAGCATAGTGCAAAGTAGTATAAATCTTTCTATAGTAAAAATGCAAGATGAAAAGATCATCTTTGAACTTTTTGCAAGATCAAATGTCCTAGAAGAGCTTGAAAGTTTAGAATTTGAAACAAAGGTGTTTTTTGAAAATTTTGGCTTTGAGGTAAGTTCTTATAATTTTTATCCGCCTTGGGAGGGACAAAGAAATGAATTTAGTGATAAGGTATTTGAAATTTTAGCAAAGCACATTAAAGAGCCTAAAATCCTAGCCGTTCATGCGGGGCTTGAGTGTGGTATCATAGAAAAGAAACAAAAACTACTTTGTGCTTCTATAGGTCCAAATATCTACAATCCTCATTCTACTGATGAAAGATGCGAGCTTAGCTCAGTTGAAAAAATGACACAAATCGTTGAAGAAGTTATCAAAGCACATCAATAA